The DNA segment GACAATCTCATCACGTTTCCCGTGTTCCTTCACTACTTGTCCTGTCAGCTCTTCTGAACGTTCTGGGCCATAAATAAACGCTGTGTCCAGAAAATTTATGCCATGATCAATTGCTGTACGAACAACATTCTTGCCTGCTTCTTCATCTAAATCAGGATATAAATTATGTCCGCCCACCGCATTTGTGCCAAGGCCAATAGGATTCACTTTTAGATCAGATTTACCTAAACGTATATGTTGTACCATTGTTTTCATTCCTTTCTGAAATAATAGGACACATAATACGGTCTACCACCTTTTTACAAAAGTGAAACCTTTTGATATTATTTTACCGATAAATGAGCCAAAGCGTTTGTCACTTTTCCAAACTCGGAGGCATGGGGTCGATCCTCGCCATCTTCGTATCCGTAGTCAATCATGCGGTTACGATTTAAACACAGCTTAGTAAACTCCTCTTTAAAAAAGTCAAACAGTTTGAAACGTTCTTCCAATTGAGGAAACTTATTTTGATAATCAGTAATCGCACGAGTTAATTTATCCCAGAACTCCCTTTCAGATAATAACTGGTGGTTGTCCATAATAGAGGCCAAATAACGTAAATGACAAATGAATAACCCTGTAAAAATAAACTGAGTCAACCCTTCCGGCGGTTCACTTCTAAGTACTTGCTTAAGCTCATCTGTCAGCCCATACAACTCCTCAAAAGGCTGGTCACTAATATTGACATCATCAACAAAATCTTTGACGGCTAAACGATGAGGTTTATGATCTTTTAATACTAAGATGGTATTTTGACCGTGCGGGGAAAATACCGTCCCATATTGATACAGAAAGTGTAGAAGCGGCTCCATTACTACTTGGAACAAATCATCCATCCACTTGTCTGCAGATAGATCGGAGTTCTCAATTAAACTTTGTATAAAAGGCTTTCCCTGTTTATCTTCATGAAGCAAAGCAGCTAACGTGATGGCCTGCTCTCCTTCTTCAAGGTATGAATATATGCTCTCTCTAAAAATGACTCCCAGCATTTCATGGTACTGATAAGGGGCTTGCTTGACCTGATCATAATAATGATGGTCGACATTGATACTGGCAATTTCACCTGGCAGAATCACCCGGCATTTATTCTTTAAAAACGAATCTTTCTCATAAATACCTTTTATGAATTCAGTAATTTGTGGGGCAATGACTGTCCGCTCGGAAGGGAGCCCCCTGTAGACGAGAGTATTTAAAATACTCATCGGCAGCTTGACATGGTTTTTCATATGATTGGATTGATTTACTAATGTTCGAATTGACTGCTGCGGTAAATAGTTATCCTTTCCCTCGCCTATTGGAATAATATACTCATTCGCTATATCTTCAGCGAACTGTTGAATAATCACATTTTTCCATTGCCATACGTGAACTGGCATAAAGTAGTAATCCTCTGATTGAACCCCGTATTTCGTTAACTCACTCGTAAATTGTTCTTTTTCATGAGTGGAAAGCTCTTGATCAATAAGAGCTTCATAGGAAAGGCTCTGAACAGAAAGAAAGCTTGCCCTTCTGCGATGAACAGCGATCCAGAGTAATTTTACTTCCTGCTGTTGTTCAGGAGCGTAAGCTAAATAGTCATCATAACCAAATCCGATTCGTCCTTTGTTGTACGTAATCCAGGGGTGACCCGTCATTTCCCCCTCAAGCCACGCATAGTCTTCATGTATTAATTGATCAGAGCTTGGTGACTCTTCCCTTGCAATATGGGCATCAGCCAACAATGTGTGGTTTAGTTCTTTGATTAAATGACTGACCGTTTCGGGTGACATGGCAATCAACTGCTGTAGATCAAGGAGAAACTCAATCGCACTCACAGCCTCTTTTACATCTCCATCTTCCACGATTTCAATAGAATCTGCTCGAACATCGAAACTATCAAAATATCGTTTTTTCACTAGAAATTGATAGGACTTATGTTGGTTAATAACGAGTCTATATGCTGTAAGGTCACTTTCAGAAATAACCTGGGGCTGAATCATATCCTCATACATATATTCAGAAATCATCTTTGCTAAAAGCTGTTTGTTCACTTGCCCCCATCGTTCCTTATTCAAAATTCCTTTTAATTTATCCTTGTATAACATGATACCCCTTCTTTCTATGTTGTTTTACAGTTCCAAACGTTTGAAAGACATTTTGATCATCCAGCGGAAAGACTTCTCTTCCAGTGATACTGTTAATAATGACAGCATTTCGATAAGCACCTAGCCCAAGGTCAGGAGCTCCCACACCATGTGTATGCATCTCAGCGTTTTGAACAAAGATCTTATGGTCACTGGAAACCTTATAATCCTGTTCTACTTGATACCTTCCCTGATCATCCCAGTTAATAAGATGGGAAATCGGGGACAGGAACTGTGGGACCGCCGTTTTATAGCCTGTTCCAAGGATAATGACATTGCTTTCATGTTCAAAATCCTCCCCTGTTACGAAGTGGCTCCCCCTCATTCTCCACCTCGAGCCTCCTTCATCAATAGACATGATTTCGGACATGGCCTGTAAATGAACATCCAAGCTTTCATTTCCGACCGTTCCCTCATACAGACAATCGTATAATTCTGAGATCGTTTCCGTACTTATCCCTTTGTATAAAAGATCCTGGTCTTTTAATAGGGTATCCTTCTTCTGTTGAGGTAGTTTATAAAAGAAATTGGTATAATCTGGTGAAAAGTATTCAAGACCCAGTTTTGAATATTCCATTGGAAAAAAGCCTTTAGACCGTGTGTACCAATGTAATTCAGCTTCTTCCCCTCTTTCCTTAAGCAAGTCAAGAAATACCTCCGCTGCACTTTGTCCCGATCCGACAACCGTAATCGAATCTGCTTTTGATACCTCTTCCTTTTTTGCTAAATAATCTGACGTATGAAAGACTGTATCCCCCACATTCTTTTCCAGGTTTGCAGGAACAGCAGGGACAGATCCTATCCCTACAACGAGGTTTCTCGTCAATAATCGCTCGTTTCTCTGTTGGATTAGGTTTTCCACATGTACCTCATACACTTCTTCCCCATCATCCAGTTGAAGTTGATGAACAGATTGTACATCCATATTAAACTTGCATCTGTTTAGTTGATTAGACACCCAACGACAATAATGGTTATATTCCTTACGTGAGATATGGAATTTTTCTAGAAAATAAAAATGATATAAACGCCCGTGCCGCTGCAAGTAATTCAAAAAGCTATACTCACTCTTTACATTCGCCATACTTACTAGATCAGCAAAAAAAGGAACTTGAAGCGTGGTGCCTTCTATCATCATTCCTGGATGCCAGTCAAACTCCTGTTTCTTATCAAGGAAAATGCCATTCATCTCATCAATGTCGTCTAATAAGGCGGCAAGCCCTAAGTTAAAAGGCCCTAAACCGATTCCGATGACATCATAAATGTGTTGTTCCTGGTCTTTTTCATGAGTAGACATGGGGCCACCTCTTTTCATAAACATCTCGCTCACAAAACATTAACATCGCTTTTTTATCTGGCAGTTGAATAGGTTTCATCTGTTTAAAACCGCACTTTTCGAAGACATGAATCATTTTCTTATTTCTGTAATCAGGTTCAGCGATCACTCTTTGGGTGG comes from the Halobacillus shinanisalinarum genome and includes:
- a CDS encoding IucA/IucC family protein, with translation MLYKDKLKGILNKERWGQVNKQLLAKMISEYMYEDMIQPQVISESDLTAYRLVINQHKSYQFLVKKRYFDSFDVRADSIEIVEDGDVKEAVSAIEFLLDLQQLIAMSPETVSHLIKELNHTLLADAHIAREESPSSDQLIHEDYAWLEGEMTGHPWITYNKGRIGFGYDDYLAYAPEQQQEVKLLWIAVHRRRASFLSVQSLSYEALIDQELSTHEKEQFTSELTKYGVQSEDYYFMPVHVWQWKNVIIQQFAEDIANEYIIPIGEGKDNYLPQQSIRTLVNQSNHMKNHVKLPMSILNTLVYRGLPSERTVIAPQITEFIKGIYEKDSFLKNKCRVILPGEIASINVDHHYYDQVKQAPYQYHEMLGVIFRESIYSYLEEGEQAITLAALLHEDKQGKPFIQSLIENSDLSADKWMDDLFQVVMEPLLHFLYQYGTVFSPHGQNTILVLKDHKPHRLAVKDFVDDVNISDQPFEELYGLTDELKQVLRSEPPEGLTQFIFTGLFICHLRYLASIMDNHQLLSEREFWDKLTRAITDYQNKFPQLEERFKLFDFFKEEFTKLCLNRNRMIDYGYEDGEDRPHASEFGKVTNALAHLSVK
- a CDS encoding lysine N(6)-hydroxylase/L-ornithine N(5)-oxygenase family protein, whose product is MSTHEKDQEQHIYDVIGIGLGPFNLGLAALLDDIDEMNGIFLDKKQEFDWHPGMMIEGTTLQVPFFADLVSMANVKSEYSFLNYLQRHGRLYHFYFLEKFHISRKEYNHYCRWVSNQLNRCKFNMDVQSVHQLQLDDGEEVYEVHVENLIQQRNERLLTRNLVVGIGSVPAVPANLEKNVGDTVFHTSDYLAKKEEVSKADSITVVGSGQSAAEVFLDLLKERGEEAELHWYTRSKGFFPMEYSKLGLEYFSPDYTNFFYKLPQQKKDTLLKDQDLLYKGISTETISELYDCLYEGTVGNESLDVHLQAMSEIMSIDEGGSRWRMRGSHFVTGEDFEHESNVIILGTGYKTAVPQFLSPISHLINWDDQGRYQVEQDYKVSSDHKIFVQNAEMHTHGVGAPDLGLGAYRNAVIINSITGREVFPLDDQNVFQTFGTVKQHRKKGYHVIQG